In Aedes albopictus strain Foshan chromosome 3, AalbF5, whole genome shotgun sequence, the following are encoded in one genomic region:
- the LOC134290338 gene encoding uncharacterized protein LOC134290338, giving the protein MEGYGPPRFAIGDQWEMYQERLEQYFVAVDLEEEQVYQTVKNICHPAKPNEKSYVELCALLKGRFCPTMVTYRERAVFYRARQESGETVQEWYVRLKKLSLNCEFGEHLDHALKDIFVTGLQPGPIFERLCEEEDFVPLENLLRVAAKKEATLKNRGVLEVNKISEKKANYGSKPSKKPSSASCFACGKNNHDFRSCQYRSYVCKICKEKGHIAVVCPKKQKGISGRKDSNVNHLEVNNIGCCDPYFVNVAVNGRITKFEMDTGSPITIISETFYRNHFEEFPLHPFRGKLVFYTGGEASPKGAFDAVLVYQGRQAVGQVVVIEGGRNPLIGRDFIGKLLKFQINKLDTESPEKHEEQLNAILNRYGELFDGSLGCYKYAKVNLQLKPDVEPKFFKPRKIPVSFQSKVEKELENLEKTGIITKAETAEWGTPLVPVLKKDKSIRLCADYRVTVNPHLEDKRYPMPVVEDLFDALQGDLPAVLITDASGKGIGAVLLQVFPDGSQRPVTFISRVLKSHEQEYSPLDMEALAVYYAVRRLSGYLLGRSFTILTDHQPLVSLFGRKGIPDMVFGKLQRWAVFLANYEYEIKYIKGVNNKVADFLSRSPVQCNHEDVGDDEEVLFLQYIESETRSLVERKQLIVESRRDPVISRIVNFVKTGWPNNVEDPDLKKFSVRKDELVVEEGVLMWGYRIVAPTKLRPFLLQELHSTHLGIVKMKSLARNYFWWPNIDKDIEDMEEPGARGGDIQAIEHIPDDEYLSAEDDDIPEPMMNQQSGHYREDGVYVTRSNRMVRAPDRY; this is encoded by the exons AAGTTTACCAAACCGTGAAGAACATCTGCCATCCTGCGAAGCCGAATGAGAAGTCCTACGTCGAACTTTGCGCTTTGTTGAAGGGAAGATTCTGTCCGACGATGGTTACGTATCGGGAGCGAGCTGTATTCTACAGGGCTCGACAGGAATCAGGAGAAACTGTTCAAGAATGGTATGTTCGATTGAAGAAGTTATCCCTGAATTGCGAATTTGGAGAACATTTGGACCATGCACTGAAGGACATTTTCGTTACGGGACTTCAACCGGGTCCGATTTTCGAACGTTTGTGTGAAGAAGAAGACTTCGTTCCGTTGGAGAATTTACTCAGGGTTGCGGCGAAAAAAGAAGCCACGTTGAAAAACCGAGGAGTTCTTGAAGTAAACAAGATCAGCGAGAAAAAGGCCAATTACGGATCGAAGCCTTCGAAGAAACCCAGTTCGGCGAGCTGCTTTGCCTGCGGTAAGAACAATCACGATTTTCGAAGCTGTCAATATCGCAGCTATGTGTGCAAGATTTGTAAGGAAAAAGGTCACATTGCCGTGGTCTGTCCGAAGAAGcaaaaaggaatctctggacggaAGGATAGTAACGTCAACCATTTGGAAGTTAACAACATTGGTTGCTGCGATCCCTACTTCGTGAACGTTGCGGTCAATGGACGAATCACCAAGTTTGAAATGGACACAGGATCACCGATAACGATCATTTCCGAAACATTCTACCGCaatcattttgaagaatttcctttaCACCCGTTCCGGGGCAAGTTGGTGTTTTATACCGGAGGAGAAGCTTCACCGAAAGGAGCGTTTGACGCGGTGCTGGTTTACCAGGGTCGACAAGCTGTTGGCCAAGTAGTGGTCATTGAAGGAGGACGTAATCCACTGATTGGACGCGACTTTATTGGCAAACTTCTGAAATTTCAAATCAACAAACTGGACACGGAGTCACCGGAGAAGCATGAAGAACAGTTGAATGCAATTTTGAATCGTTATGGAGAATTGTTTGATGGATCGTTGGGATGCTACAAATACGCGAAGGTCAATCTTCAGCTGAAGCCGGATGTTGAACCAAAGTTTTTCAAACCGAGGAAGATACCAGTTTCGTTTCAATCCAAGGTGGAAAAGGAGTTAGAGAACCTGGAGAAGACCGGCATTATAACTAAAGCTGAGACTGCTGAATGGGGAACACCGTTGGTTCCTGTTTTGAAGAAGGACAAATCCATTCGCCTGTGCGCTGATTATCGAGTCACTGTTAACCCACATTTGGAGGACAAGCGATACCCGATGCCAGTTGTGGAAGATCTCTTCGATGCTTTACAAGGCG ATCTACCAGCGGTATTGATTACTGATGCTTCAGGAAAAGGAATTGGCGCGGTTCTTCTACAAGTGTTTCCGGATGGAAGTCAGCGACCAGTGACGTTCATTTCGAGAGTACTGAAGAGTCATGAGCAAGAGTATTCCCCTTTGGACATGGAAGCTTTGGCTGTTTATTATGCTGTACGAAGATTGAGCGGTTACTTGTTGGGAAGATCATTCACCATTTTGACGGATCATCAACCACTGGTGTCGTTATTTGGACGAAAAGGTATTCCGGATATGGTGTTTGGCAAGCTGCAACGTTGGGCTGTATTTTTGGCGAATTACGAATATGAAATCAAGTACATCAAAGGAGTTAACAACAAGGTAGCAGATTTTCTTTCCCGATCACCAGTTCAATGTAACCACGAGGACGTTGGAGACGACGAAGAAGTTTTGTTCCTGCAGTACATAGAATCCGAGACGAGATCGTTGGTTGAACGGAAGCAGCTGATAGTAGAATCTCGACGTGATCCTGTTATTAGCCGTATTGTGAATTTTGTCAAGACCGGATGGCCCAACAATGTGGAGGATCCAGACCTGAAGAAGTTTTCTGTTCGGAAGGATGAGCTTGTTGTTGAAGAAGGAGTGTTAATGTGGGGCTATCGCATTGTGGCGCCTACAAAACTTCGACCGTTTTTGCTTCAAGAGTTACATTCGACACATTTGGGTATCGTCAAAATGAAATCGTTGGCGAGAAATTACTTCTGGTGGCCGAACATCGATAAAGACATTGAAGACATGG AAGAACCTGGCGCTCGTGGAGGAGATATTCAAGCTATTGAACATATTCCTGATGACGAGTATTTGTCGGCTGAGGACGACGACATTCCAGAACCGATGATGAATCAACAATCAGGCCACTATCGTGAAGATGGAGTTTATGTTACTAGAAGCAACCGAATGGTACGAGCTCCGGATCGCTATTAG